From the Ruminiclostridium josui JCM 17888 genome, one window contains:
- a CDS encoding 4Fe-4S binding protein, with amino-acid sequence MSRPTVKTDFSGEITEGTYGPAMHLTETLEGWRNARPVINNTICNNCGLCYLVCPEGVIFSEENKMDIDYSFCKGCGICAKECRRNAITMQKEDAANE; translated from the coding sequence ATGAGCAGACCAACTGTGAAAACAGACTTTTCCGGTGAAATAACCGAGGGTACCTACGGGCCTGCAATGCATCTCACAGAAACCCTGGAAGGCTGGAGAAACGCAAGACCTGTTATAAACAATACTATTTGCAATAATTGCGGGTTATGTTACCTTGTATGTCCCGAGGGAGTAATTTTCAGTGAAGAAAACAAAATGGACATAGACTATAGCTTTTGCAAGGGATGCGGTATTTGTGCCAAAGAATGTAGAAGGAATGCAATAACAATGCAAAAGGAGGATGCGGCAAATGAGTAA
- a CDS encoding 2-oxoacid:acceptor oxidoreductase family protein produces MIEITFLGRGGQGAFTTSRILGAAASLYENKYALSFPSFGPERRGAPVFAYTKIDKVPIRNRSQCEFSDYIVILDESLYHESLHNKLKPGGKLILNTSKEKSNSEIISFDATKVAQEYLGVPITNTAMLTVLVANTQLVSKDSLLAAIQYDMPERIASKNQKLVEYIFTYTKGVRL; encoded by the coding sequence ATGATAGAAATAACATTTTTAGGTAGGGGCGGACAGGGTGCATTTACTACATCTAGAATACTTGGAGCAGCAGCAAGTCTATATGAAAATAAGTATGCACTGAGTTTTCCTAGTTTCGGGCCCGAAAGGCGTGGTGCGCCGGTATTTGCATATACCAAAATAGATAAAGTACCTATTAGAAACAGAAGCCAATGTGAGTTCAGCGATTACATCGTTATATTGGATGAAAGTCTTTATCATGAAAGTTTACATAATAAATTAAAACCCGGTGGAAAATTAATTCTCAATACCTCCAAAGAAAAGAGCAACTCTGAAATTATAAGTTTTGATGCTACTAAAGTTGCACAGGAATATCTCGGTGTACCAATAACTAATACTGCTATGCTTACAGTACTTGTAGCGAATACTCAGCTAGTGTCAAAAGACAGCCTATTAGCGGCAATCCAATATGATATGCCGGAGAGGATAGCATCAAAGAATCAAAAACTTGTAGAATATATATTCACATATACAAAGGGAGTGAGATTATGA
- a CDS encoding pyridoxal phosphate-dependent aminotransferase codes for MPKLSTRLDWFSESIIRKMTRIANQYGAINLSQGFPDFDPPEQLIEALKKAAEEGPHQYEITWGSPLFREAVAKKQEHFMGIKLNPDENIVVTCGSTEAMMTAMMSVCESGEKVAIFSPFYENYAADTILCGAKPIYVPLNPPEFTFNKEELENAFKEGAKALILCNPSNPIGKVFTKEELIFISELVTKYDAFVITDEVYEHIVYEPSKHIYFASLPGMFERTISCSSLSKTYSITGWRLGYVIGPKNVIDNCKKVHDFLTVGAAAPLQKAALAGLAFGDDYYRELAGLYAEKRELFLKGLDSIGLKYHKPDGAYYVMVDISEFGIKTDGEFAERLAKNVGVAAVPGSSFFKEDVNNYVRFHFAKKKETLEKALERLQTIRKFF; via the coding sequence ATGCCAAAACTAAGTACAAGATTGGACTGGTTTTCAGAGTCAATCATTAGGAAAATGACAAGAATAGCTAACCAATATGGTGCAATAAATCTTTCACAGGGCTTCCCGGATTTTGACCCTCCGGAGCAATTAATTGAAGCCCTAAAAAAAGCAGCAGAAGAAGGCCCTCATCAGTATGAAATAACATGGGGCTCACCTCTTTTTAGAGAAGCGGTTGCAAAAAAACAGGAACATTTTATGGGTATAAAACTCAACCCTGACGAGAACATAGTGGTAACATGCGGAAGCACAGAAGCCATGATGACTGCAATGATGTCAGTTTGTGAGTCAGGTGAAAAAGTAGCTATATTTTCACCATTTTATGAAAACTACGCAGCAGATACGATTCTTTGCGGCGCCAAACCTATATATGTTCCACTGAATCCACCGGAATTTACATTTAATAAGGAAGAGCTGGAAAATGCATTCAAGGAGGGGGCAAAAGCTTTAATACTGTGTAACCCTTCAAATCCTATTGGAAAAGTATTTACAAAGGAAGAACTAATATTTATTTCAGAATTGGTTACAAAATATGATGCTTTTGTAATAACTGATGAAGTTTACGAGCATATAGTATATGAACCAAGCAAACATATATATTTTGCGTCATTGCCTGGTATGTTCGAAAGAACCATCTCCTGCAGTTCTTTGTCAAAAACATATTCAATAACCGGATGGAGACTGGGGTATGTAATAGGACCGAAAAATGTAATAGACAATTGCAAGAAGGTTCACGATTTTCTGACAGTTGGTGCTGCAGCTCCCTTGCAGAAGGCGGCACTGGCAGGATTGGCTTTTGGCGATGACTATTACAGGGAACTTGCAGGACTGTATGCAGAAAAAAGAGAGCTTTTTCTTAAGGGACTGGACTCAATAGGCCTTAAATACCATAAGCCAGATGGGGCTTATTATGTAATGGTAGACATAAGTGAGTTCGGCATAAAAACTGACGGGGAGTTTGCAGAAAGACTTGCAAAAAACGTAGGTGTTGCGGCCGTTCCGGGATCAAGTTTTTTTAAAGAGGATGTAAACAACTATGTAAGATTCCACTTTGCAAAGAAAAAGGAAACTCTGGAAAAGGCTCTGGAACGTCTGCAAACCATCCGCAAATTCTTTTAA
- a CDS encoding phenylacetate--CoA ligase family protein, with translation MEKKYWSEEIETIDREKLEDYQLERVKSQIKLAYEKSPYYRESFEKAGVTPDSIKTLDDIRKFPILTKYTIRERQNEKPILGDLITVDEEKVVFISSSSGSTGKPTASPFSKVDFDEFQDVESRLFWQAGMRPKDRYIHALNFSLFVGGPDVIGAQNLGALCIWAGTIPTDRLLFILQEYQPNIIWTTPSYAWYLGETAREKGIDIKKDLSIRTIIVAGEPGGSIPTTRKAIEDLWGADVYDFYGISDIFGACAAACEYHEGLHIAEDHLLVEVVDEHTGEPVAEGERGEMLLTTLRKEARPMIRFRTGDIVTYTNKKCKCGRTHKRINVVGRVDDMFICGGVNVFPSDIEYTVRNIKDLTGEYRVTVLTDNHITKFSVEVEKRLGSNIADDELKEIITHELKTHLGVKPKDVILHPEGALPRATHKAKRLIDIRTEK, from the coding sequence ATGGAAAAAAAATATTGGTCAGAAGAAATTGAAACTATAGACAGAGAAAAGCTGGAGGATTACCAGTTGGAGCGTGTAAAGTCTCAGATAAAGCTGGCATATGAAAAATCACCATATTATAGAGAAAGTTTTGAAAAAGCAGGAGTTACACCGGATAGTATAAAAACTCTAGACGATATACGAAAGTTCCCCATATTGACAAAGTATACAATTAGAGAGAGACAGAATGAGAAGCCAATATTAGGTGACTTGATAACGGTGGATGAAGAAAAAGTGGTATTTATATCGTCTTCCAGCGGCTCTACAGGAAAGCCCACTGCCAGCCCTTTTAGCAAAGTAGATTTTGATGAATTTCAAGATGTTGAGAGCAGATTGTTTTGGCAAGCAGGAATGAGACCAAAAGACAGATACATACATGCACTTAATTTTTCACTTTTTGTGGGAGGGCCCGATGTAATAGGGGCACAAAACCTTGGAGCACTGTGTATATGGGCAGGGACTATTCCTACTGACAGGCTACTGTTCATATTGCAGGAATACCAACCAAACATAATCTGGACAACACCGTCTTATGCATGGTATCTGGGGGAAACTGCAAGAGAAAAGGGCATAGACATAAAAAAAGACTTATCCATCAGAACAATAATAGTTGCAGGAGAACCGGGTGGTTCAATCCCGACAACCAGAAAAGCAATTGAGGACTTATGGGGAGCAGATGTATATGATTTTTATGGAATCTCGGATATATTCGGGGCATGTGCTGCTGCATGTGAGTATCATGAAGGACTTCATATTGCAGAAGACCATCTGCTGGTGGAGGTAGTTGATGAGCACACGGGGGAACCTGTAGCAGAAGGTGAAAGAGGAGAAATGCTTCTTACAACACTAAGAAAAGAAGCTAGGCCTATGATTCGTTTTAGAACGGGAGACATTGTTACATATACCAATAAGAAATGCAAATGCGGACGTACCCATAAGAGAATAAATGTAGTTGGTAGGGTTGATGATATGTTTATTTGCGGCGGTGTGAATGTATTCCCAAGCGATATAGAATACACCGTAAGAAATATTAAGGATCTAACAGGGGAGTACAGGGTTACAGTACTCACAGACAATCACATTACAAAATTTAGTGTAGAGGTTGAAAAAAGATTAGGCTCAAACATCGCGGACGATGAGCTTAAAGAAATAATCACCCATGAGCTTAAAACCCATCTGGGAGTAAAGCCGAAGGATGTTATTTTACATCCGGAAGGAGCACTTCCAAGAGCAACTCATAAGGCAAAAAGACTTATAGACATAAGAACAGAAAAATAA